The proteins below come from a single Solea senegalensis isolate Sse05_10M linkage group LG2, IFAPA_SoseM_1, whole genome shotgun sequence genomic window:
- the raph1b gene encoding ras-associated and pleckstrin homology domains-containing protein 1b isoform X2 produces the protein MEQVSDDELDHGAEEDSDKEDQDLDKMFGDWLGELDKLTQSLDDGRPQPKPLQKPPLRQETNMANFSYRFSMYNINEALNQGDAVDLDALMADLCSIEQELNTISRPNSTRQSKGQQRAPGSRGASTKHTGTGGGGSSGGSTSSSTRASPANTVRGGGTSARPAASNISLDDITSQLEKASLSMDEAARQTSSSSSSSSSSSFSSATLRRPSSGSSGGGGGGQHRRTGSVGGVSEQEAPSQSQRSSVNSACASASSMDSLDIDKVMAGGGGEVEARSGQSTQGHAQTSTEHVTLRRAHSKLARRQLDFTSQEGEGEVDRATHSYLDQETSLILKSIAGKPSHLLTKEEQAAKLKAEKIRVALEKIKEAQVKKLVIRVHMSDESSKTMMVDERQSVRQVLDSLLDKSHCGYSPDWSLVETISELQMERIFEDHENLVENLLNWTRDSHNKLMFTERIEKYALFKNPQNYLLGRKETSEMADRNKEALLEECFCGGSVSVPEIEGVLWLKEDGKKSWKKRYFLLRASGIYYVPKGKAKASRDLVCFLQLDHVNVYYGQDYRSKYKAPTDYCLALKHPQIQKKSQYIKYLCCDDVRTLHQWVNGIRIAKYGKQLYVNYQEAMKRTEAAYDWSSLSTSSIRSGSSSASIPESQSNHSGHSDSGVDTGSSHGRSQSVVSSIFSEAWKRGTQIEENSKMRSESSRGGTLPHATHSHRHHSQHSVDHLALTPQPQPQPQTQTQTQPPPLQQQQQQQPPPQSPQRPQQPPYNYMPPPPQQPQPQTNNSYNYMPPPPPQSPQQQPPQLPPPQLQTVNSYNHMPPPPQPPPQQPAPPPPPPPPPPPPPLPPPPVQMVSHHSPAPTMYKFSTITRLQNQRAAQTMSHHRPPTQTPAPPVAQVPVKPNVNHIAARTNVPPPPPPPPPSMPTPGSAMAVLRLGPPSPAAPPAFIPPPPAPPAPNGLMFPPPPPPAPPAPIPKSQPFYSNGLKQALKERFPSPPRDLLSPSEDLEESPPPAPAPPPPPPPPPPPPPPPPPPPQQFPVQAHFPPPPAPKKTFNPGFVPQNVHKPVSPVTPFPPAPPPAALGGPAPPPPPPPPPPAPFKKQFSLQAGNHPPPTLPKQHSLSKAPISTGASPTMSLVKQLASQFPGAPSQAVSHTELPRPPPLSPPAVKTKPKWQPGGGQQLQSPDFPPPPPDSNAGFTAAPPPPPPPPPPPPPPAPVTGPTPPPPPLPPGNLCSPLKRSPSGNFGGKKPPPTPQRNSSIKSDGSASYEESRRNLLSKFAPQSNTSPSSLCPSSSTGSPSKDATAGPPAPPKPGKLNLSNLPLALQAKVSQVKQSSGDFPSPPTDCAYFPPPPPPNDLFPPPPPPGGDMHSGGGPPRVAVVNPQPQAPPPPPPVSLVSNSTWGKSSLKKTPPPTLVRRGNATPEPPPLSPPPPTSPKGSSGQPNFLADLNRTLKRKSVGRQGSVNSAGLAGKLDPVGTMDDMALPPPPPPELLQSNGGDGGYASGNISGYATLRRGPPPAPPKRGDATKLTGEC, from the exons atggaGCAGGTGTCAGATGATGAGCTGGACCATGGAGCGGAGGAGGACAGTGATAAGGAAGACCAGGACCTGGACAAGATGTTTGGTGACTGGCTGGGAGAACTGGACAAACTCACACAG agtCTGGACGACGGGCGGCCGCAGCCCAAGCCTCTGCAGAAGCCTCCTCTCAGGCAGGAGACAAACATGGCCAACTTCTCCTACCGCTTCTCCATGTACAACATCAACG AGGCGCTGAACCAGGGCGACGCAGTGGACCTGGACGCCCTCATGGCCGACCTGTGCTCCATCGAGCAGGAGCTCAACACCATCTCTAGACCCAACTCCACCAGGCAGAGCAaaggccagcagagggcgccggGGAGCCGCGGCGCCAGCACCAAGCACACGGGCACCGGGGGAGGAGGGAGCAGCGGAG GCAGCACCAGTAGCAGTACTCGGGCCTCGCCGGCCAACACAGTCCGCGGCGGCGGCACCAGCGCTCGCCCCGCAGCTTCAAACATCTCCCTGGATGACATCACGTCCCAGCTGGAGAAAGCGTCTCTGAGCATGGATGAAGCTGCGCGTCAgacgtcctcctcgtcctcctcttcctcgtcctcttcgTTCTCCTCTGCCACGCTGCGCCGACCCTCGTCGGGGTCGTCTGGTGGCGGTGGAGGCGGGCAGCACCGCAGGACGGGCTCGGTGGGCGGAGTCAGTGAGCAGGAAGCTCCGTCCCAGAGTCAGCGCTCCAGTGTCAACTCAGCGTGCGCCTCAGCGTCCAGCATGGACTCCCTGGACATTGATAAAGTGAtggcgggaggaggaggagaagtggagGCGCGGAGCGGTCAGAGCACACAAGGACACGCCCAGACCAGCactgag CATGTCACACTGCGACGGGCTCACAGTAAGCTGGCCAGACGGCAGCTGGACTTCACCTCACAGGAGGGTGAAGGTGAAGTGGACCGGGCCACT CACTCCTATCTGGACCAAGAAACCTCTCTCATTCTGAAAAGTATAGCTGGAAAACCTTCTCACCTGCTGACCAAG GAGGAGCAGGCGGCCAAACTGAAGGCTGAGAAAATCCGAGTGGCTCTGGAAAAAATCAAGGAGGCTCAAGTTAAAAAG CTGGTGATCAGGGTCCACATGTCGGACGAGAGCTCCAAGACCATGATGGTGGACGAGCGTCAGTCAGTCAGGCAGGTGCTGGACAGTCTGCTGGACAAGTCTCACTGTGGCTACAGCCCCGACTGGTCCCTGGTGGAAACCATTTCTGAGCTGCAGATGG AGCGTATCTTTGAGGACCATGAGAACTTGGTGGAGAACCTGTTGAACTGGACTCGGGACAGCCACAACAAACTCATGTTCACCGAACGCATCGAGAAATACGCTCTTTTCAAGAACCCACAG AACTACTTGCTGGGGCGGAAGGAGACATCAGAAATGGCAGACAGGAACAAAGAGGCTCTGTTGGAG GAGTGCTTCTGCGGCGGCTCGGTGTCCGTGCCGGAGATCGAGGGCGTCCTGTGGCTGAAGGAGGACGGGAAGAAGTCGTGGAAGAAGCGTTACTTTCTGCTCAGGGCGTCGGGAATCTACTACGTCCCAAAGGGCAAAGCCAAg GCCTCCAGAGATCTGGTGTGCTTCCTGCAGTTGGACCACGTGAACGTGTATTACGGTCAGGACTACCGCAGCAAATACAAGGCTCCCACGGACTACTGCCTGGCCCTGAAG CATCCACAGATCCAGAAGAAGTCTCAGTACATCAAGTATCTGTGCTGTGACGACGTCAGGACGCTGCACCAGTGGGTGAATGGAATTCGAATCGCCAAG tatggAAAGCAGCTCTATGTGAACTACCAGGAAGCCATGAAGAGGACAGAGGCGGCCTACGATTGgtcctctctctccacctccagcATCCGCTCCGGCTCCAGCTCGGCCAGCATACCTG AGTCTCAGTCGAATCACTCGGGTCATTCAGACAGCGGCGTGGACACAGGCTCCTCCCACGGACGCTCGCAGAGTGTGGTCAGCTCCATTTTCTCCGAGGCTTGGAAGAGAGGAACACAGATAGAGGAGAACTCCAAG ATGAGATCAGAGTCGTCCAGAGGAGGAACTCTGCCGCACGCCACCCACAGTCACCGACACCACAGCCAGCATTCAGTGGACCACCTTGCTCTgacaccacaaccacaaccacaaccacagacCCAGACCCAGACACAGCCTcctccactgcagcagcagcagcagcagcagcctccaccACAGTCGCCTCAACGCCCTCAGCAGCCACC CTACAACTACATGCCTCCACctccacaacaaccacaaccgCAGACCAACAACAGCTACAACTACatgcctccacctccaccacagtCTCCGCAGCAACAGCCACCGCAGCTCCCACCACCACAGCTACAGACAGTCAACAGCTACAACCAcatgccaccaccaccacagcccCCACCGCAGCAGCCAGCCccgcctccacctccacctccacctccccctccgcctcctcttccACCCCCACCAGTCCAGATGGTGTCACACCACTCTCCAGCTCCCACCATGTACAAGTTCAGCACCATCACCAGGCTGCAGAACCAGCGTGCGGCGCAGACCATGAGTCACCACAGGCCGCCCACTCAAACTCCAGCTCCACCTGTCGCTCAGGTGCCCGTCAAACCCAACGTCAATCACATTGCGGCGAGGACGAATGTcccgccccctcctccgcctcctccgccCTCCATGCCGACACCTGGTTCAGCCATGGCTGTGTTGAGGCTGGGGCCTCCCAGTCCTGCGGCCCCGCCTGCCTTCATTCCTCCACCCCCTGCACCTCCTGCTCCCAATGGACTCATGTTtcctccaccccctcctccaGCCCCGCCTGCACCCATACCCAAGAGTCAGCCGTTTTATTCCAACGGGCTGAAGCAGGCTCTGAAGGAACGGTTTCCCAGCCCACCACGGGACCTCCTGTCTCCAAGTGAAGACCTGGAGGAgtccccacctcctgcccctgctccaccaccaccccctcctcctcctcctccaccaccaccgccaccacctcctcccccccagCAGTTCCCAGTACAAGCCCactttccacctcctcctgcaccCAAGAAGACCTTCAACCCAGGCTTTgtgcctcaaaatgtccacaaacctgTGTCCCCTGTCACTCCGTTCCCTCCTGCTCCACCTCCTGCTGCCTTAGGTGGTCCAGCCccgcctcctccaccacccccGCCTCCACCCGCACCCTTCAAGAAGCAGTTTAGTCTCCAGGCGGGGAACCACCCGCCTCCAACTCTGCCTAAGCAGCACAGCCTGTCCAAAGCACCCATCTCCACAGGAGCATCCCCTACCATGTCGCTAGTGAAACAACTGGCAAGTCAGTTTCCAGGAGCTCCGTCACAAGCTGTGAGTCACACAGAGCTGCCCAGACCTCCACCCCTCTCTCCACCTGCAGTCAAGACCAAACCAAAGTGGCAGCCTGGTGGTGGACAGCAGCTCCAGTCTCCAGacttcccccctcctcctcctgacagcAACGCTGGCTtcactgctgctcctcctcctcctcctccccccccacccccaccacctccaccagcACCTGTGACTGGCCCGACTCCACCGCCGCCCCCACTCCCACCTGGAAACCTGTGCTCCCCCTTGAAGAGGTCGCCCTCTGGCAATTTCGGAGGCAAGAAAcctcctcctactccacagaggAACTCCAGCATCAAGTCCGACGGCTCGGCCTCCTACGAGGAATCAAGGAGGAACTTGCTGAGCAAGTTTGCTCCTCAGAGCAACACCTCGCCTTCTTCcctgtgtccctcctcctcaACAGGGTCTCCTTCCAAGGACGCCACAGCTGGACCTCCTGCTCCCCCAAAACCAGGCAAGCTCAACCTGTCCAACTTACCCTTAGCGCTTCAGGCCAAAGTGAGCCAGGTGAAGCAGTCCAGCGGCGACTTCCCCTCTCCACCAACTGACTGTGCCtacttccctcctcctcctccacccaaTGACCTCTTcccgcctcctccacctcctggtGGTGATATGCACAGCGGGGGAGGACCTCCAAGGGTCGCAGTGGTGAACCCGCAGCcgcaggctcctccccctccaccacccGTCTCCCTCGTCAGCAACTCCACTTGGGGAAAGAGTTCGTTAAAAAAGACTCCGCCTCCGACGCTTGTGCGGCGCGGCAATGCCACGCCtgagcctcctcctctctcgcCTCCTCCACCCACCTCCCCAAAGGGAAGCTCGGGTCAGCCCAACTTCCTCGCGGACCTCAACCGGACACTGAAGCGGAAGTCGGTGGGTCGCCAGGGTTCTGTCAACTCTGCCGGCCTCGCGGGGAAGCTGGACCCGGT
- the raph1b gene encoding ras-associated and pleckstrin homology domains-containing protein 1b isoform X1: MEQVSDDELDHGAEEDSDKEDQDLDKMFGDWLGELDKLTQSLDDGRPQPKPLQKPPLRQETNMANFSYRFSMYNINEALNQGDAVDLDALMADLCSIEQELNTISRPNSTRQSKGQQRAPGSRGASTKHTGTGGGGSSGGSTSSSTRASPANTVRGGGTSARPAASNISLDDITSQLEKASLSMDEAARQTSSSSSSSSSSSFSSATLRRPSSGSSGGGGGGQHRRTGSVGGVSEQEAPSQSQRSSVNSACASASSMDSLDIDKVMAGGGGEVEARSGQSTQGHAQTSTEHSYLDQETSLILKSIAGKPSHLLTKEEQAAKLKAEKIRVALEKIKEAQVKKLVIRVHMSDESSKTMMVDERQSVRQVLDSLLDKSHCGYSPDWSLVETISELQMERIFEDHENLVENLLNWTRDSHNKLMFTERIEKYALFKNPQNYLLGRKETSEMADRNKEALLEECFCGGSVSVPEIEGVLWLKEDGKKSWKKRYFLLRASGIYYVPKGKAKASRDLVCFLQLDHVNVYYGQDYRSKYKAPTDYCLALKHPQIQKKSQYIKYLCCDDVRTLHQWVNGIRIAKYGKQLYVNYQEAMKRTEAAYDWSSLSTSSIRSGSSSASIPESQSNHSGHSDSGVDTGSSHGRSQSVVSSIFSEAWKRGTQIEENSKMRSESSRGGTLPHATHSHRHHSQHSVDHLALTPQPQPQPQTQTQTQPPPLQQQQQQQPPPQSPQRPQQPPQSPQQQPPPQTVSSYNHMPPQQQPPPPQPQAVSNYNHMPQQQPQTVSSYNHMRAATTTDGQQLQPHATTTTVSTTTTTTTTTTTTAAQQQLQLYATAAAAAAPTTTTTSTDPQLQPYAASTTTASTTAAATTDGPPLQLLGPTAAAPTTTDQQQLQLHASTSTTATTADQQQLQLHASTSTTTTTADQQQLQLHASTSTTVSAATATAAPTTTATDSQQLQPHATTTTAPTAAASPASTSTSTSPSASSSTPTSPDGVTPLSSSHHVQVQHHHQAAEPACGADHESPQAAHSNSSSTCRSGARQTQRQSHCGEDECPAPSSASSALHADTWFSHGCVEAGASQSCGPACLHSSTPCTSCSQWTHVSSTPSSSPACTHTQESAVLFQRAEAGSEGTVSQPTTGPPVSK; the protein is encoded by the exons atggaGCAGGTGTCAGATGATGAGCTGGACCATGGAGCGGAGGAGGACAGTGATAAGGAAGACCAGGACCTGGACAAGATGTTTGGTGACTGGCTGGGAGAACTGGACAAACTCACACAG agtCTGGACGACGGGCGGCCGCAGCCCAAGCCTCTGCAGAAGCCTCCTCTCAGGCAGGAGACAAACATGGCCAACTTCTCCTACCGCTTCTCCATGTACAACATCAACG AGGCGCTGAACCAGGGCGACGCAGTGGACCTGGACGCCCTCATGGCCGACCTGTGCTCCATCGAGCAGGAGCTCAACACCATCTCTAGACCCAACTCCACCAGGCAGAGCAaaggccagcagagggcgccggGGAGCCGCGGCGCCAGCACCAAGCACACGGGCACCGGGGGAGGAGGGAGCAGCGGAG GCAGCACCAGTAGCAGTACTCGGGCCTCGCCGGCCAACACAGTCCGCGGCGGCGGCACCAGCGCTCGCCCCGCAGCTTCAAACATCTCCCTGGATGACATCACGTCCCAGCTGGAGAAAGCGTCTCTGAGCATGGATGAAGCTGCGCGTCAgacgtcctcctcgtcctcctcttcctcgtcctcttcgTTCTCCTCTGCCACGCTGCGCCGACCCTCGTCGGGGTCGTCTGGTGGCGGTGGAGGCGGGCAGCACCGCAGGACGGGCTCGGTGGGCGGAGTCAGTGAGCAGGAAGCTCCGTCCCAGAGTCAGCGCTCCAGTGTCAACTCAGCGTGCGCCTCAGCGTCCAGCATGGACTCCCTGGACATTGATAAAGTGAtggcgggaggaggaggagaagtggagGCGCGGAGCGGTCAGAGCACACAAGGACACGCCCAGACCAGCactgag CACTCCTATCTGGACCAAGAAACCTCTCTCATTCTGAAAAGTATAGCTGGAAAACCTTCTCACCTGCTGACCAAG GAGGAGCAGGCGGCCAAACTGAAGGCTGAGAAAATCCGAGTGGCTCTGGAAAAAATCAAGGAGGCTCAAGTTAAAAAG CTGGTGATCAGGGTCCACATGTCGGACGAGAGCTCCAAGACCATGATGGTGGACGAGCGTCAGTCAGTCAGGCAGGTGCTGGACAGTCTGCTGGACAAGTCTCACTGTGGCTACAGCCCCGACTGGTCCCTGGTGGAAACCATTTCTGAGCTGCAGATGG AGCGTATCTTTGAGGACCATGAGAACTTGGTGGAGAACCTGTTGAACTGGACTCGGGACAGCCACAACAAACTCATGTTCACCGAACGCATCGAGAAATACGCTCTTTTCAAGAACCCACAG AACTACTTGCTGGGGCGGAAGGAGACATCAGAAATGGCAGACAGGAACAAAGAGGCTCTGTTGGAG GAGTGCTTCTGCGGCGGCTCGGTGTCCGTGCCGGAGATCGAGGGCGTCCTGTGGCTGAAGGAGGACGGGAAGAAGTCGTGGAAGAAGCGTTACTTTCTGCTCAGGGCGTCGGGAATCTACTACGTCCCAAAGGGCAAAGCCAAg GCCTCCAGAGATCTGGTGTGCTTCCTGCAGTTGGACCACGTGAACGTGTATTACGGTCAGGACTACCGCAGCAAATACAAGGCTCCCACGGACTACTGCCTGGCCCTGAAG CATCCACAGATCCAGAAGAAGTCTCAGTACATCAAGTATCTGTGCTGTGACGACGTCAGGACGCTGCACCAGTGGGTGAATGGAATTCGAATCGCCAAG tatggAAAGCAGCTCTATGTGAACTACCAGGAAGCCATGAAGAGGACAGAGGCGGCCTACGATTGgtcctctctctccacctccagcATCCGCTCCGGCTCCAGCTCGGCCAGCATACCTG AGTCTCAGTCGAATCACTCGGGTCATTCAGACAGCGGCGTGGACACAGGCTCCTCCCACGGACGCTCGCAGAGTGTGGTCAGCTCCATTTTCTCCGAGGCTTGGAAGAGAGGAACACAGATAGAGGAGAACTCCAAG ATGAGATCAGAGTCGTCCAGAGGAGGAACTCTGCCGCACGCCACCCACAGTCACCGACACCACAGCCAGCATTCAGTGGACCACCTTGCTCTgacaccacaaccacaaccacaaccacagacCCAGACCCAGACACAGCCTcctccactgcagcagcagcagcagcagcagcctccaccACAGTCGCCTCAACGCCCTCAGCAGCCACCGCAGTCTCCACAGCAACAGCCGCCACCACAGACGGTCAGCAGCTACAACCACATGCCGCCGCAGCAACAACCACCGCCACCACAACCACAGGCGGTCAGCAACTACAACCACATGCCGCAGCAACAACCACAGACAGTCAGCAGCTACAACCACATGCGCGCAGCAACAACCACAGACGGTCAGCAGCTACAACCAcatgccaccaccaccacagtctccacaacaacaacaacaacaacaacaacaacaacaaccgcaGCCCAACAACAGCTACAACTATATGCCaccgccgcagcagcagcagctcccaccaccaccaccacatccACAGACCCACAGCTACAACCATATGCCGCCTCCACCACCACAGCCTCCACAACAGCAGCCGCCACCACAGACGGTCCACCGCTTCAACTACTTGgtcccacagcagcagctcccacCACCACAGACCAACAACAGCTACAACTACATGCCTCCACCTCCACAACAGCCACAACCGCAGACCAACAACAGCTACAACTACATGCCTCCACctccacaacaaccacaaccgCAGACCAACAACAGCTACAACTACatgcctccacctccaccacagtCTCCGCAGCAACAGCCACCGCAGCTCCCACCACCACAGCTACAGACAGTCAACAGCTACAACCAcatgccaccaccaccacagcccCCACCGCAGCAGCCAGCCccgcctccacctccacctccacctccccctccgcctcctcttccACCCCCACCAGTCCAGATGGTGTCACACCACTCTCCAGCTCCCACCATGTACAAGTTCAGCACCATCACCAGGCTGCAGAACCAGCGTGCGGCGCAGACCATGAGTCACCACAGGCCGCCCACTCAAACTCCAGCTCCACCTGTCGCTCAGGTGCCCGTCAAACCCAACGTCAATCACATTGCGGCGAGGACGAATGTcccgccccctcctccgcctcctccgccCTCCATGCCGACACCTGGTTCAGCCATGGCTGTGTTGAGGCTGGGGCCTCCCAGTCCTGCGGCCCCGCCTGCCTTCATTCCTCCACCCCCTGCACCTCCTGCTCCCAATGGACTCATGTTtcctccaccccctcctccaGCCCCGCCTGCACCCATACCCAAGAGTCAGCCGTTTTATTCCAACGGGCTGAAGCAGGCTCTGAAGGAACGGTTTCCCAGCCCACCACGGGACCTCCTGTCTCCAAGTGA